One Plasmodium sp. gorilla clade G2 genome assembly, chromosome: 12 genomic window carries:
- a CDS encoding formin 2: MKDFIDKNAKHVYEKYIENKSKNDNNIIDNNKESFHTNVNSNNHIYKMKNWLNKKEKDNSKKSVLNMDKTYKEEDDRNVYYNNDNMSVDNNYNKVLNDDYINNDKNKIIFHHFRNTERKTYYNGMVKGRELLYKNIKMTENKTNPIANINLTNYLLVPDEIRHKYTKTYLFQISKRLLVMKKPWRLPKNVELQINNVYHLSNYIKVLERIASEYLNDPPINYYYRGLELYNKNVFANIDYLLKKVDIKEDTKTVHLKNLIKINEYYYDLSTFGKSPNTIFYQSYVILDIHSNTLTLEDEYENLFDSQILNYGYGEKEYPNLKYLLSICSSILFWLNFNKKDNFAIINYHKISSFILLIFSCAMLAIDNSLTFDQIQEILYKSSKINSNDNEDDNTNSDTSSNYFSNQIHNNNNNSEQHKNNVHDKRENTYRMDNHTNQNDNNNINNINSNNNSNNNNICQNEKKHDDIFLNNNLLNPKLISNEKRECLEVNPNLYLPTNNYFEETKINKPINKDEKCSESTTEYKKNYAHNYNENIPHTINVNRKNVLYENEFDDIKNKKSKDDKVSSTSCGMDSLNKDTNKTNNKFKDHHFWIPFDYWKASHKRYFHYMYDLIKNKNKRVENNPFKIKSIIFTDYAPCSVSIEIYEIIYKDNSELNSDLLSESEENYESEENDESEENYESEENYDSEENYDSEENYKSDENYKSDENYKSDENYKSEENYENGENYKSDENYKSEKNHKCDDKYININTNNLNGSDKVHPSNKTLKHYSFQKDGTGMKYEEKGLWIYSDREKKLVPAERIAKDEFKKCSNDENVDNTNNSDYNSDDEDDEKHLCECSINKHHGRKKKNKKKKNIKLSVEHFNQTVYPNENIKNIKNIKNIKYIKNIKNNNNYINIINNKIYRKNFSCNVPSLETKQANLLDINNTPKIDFDISHLNQKDNKKKKKKKKKKNSVVGINYQKDIPFNNKSLICLSDNKINSSINTLNVFNEEDSLTSINQHSEIHSRVQSEFDKVEKSVTHLWSNSNFPLENKIKKVSSVFSPRTINSNSSCKSISFVDKLTSSKRDDVSSGRSIQTSESKQSFSDNHKNIIYDNFDEKQNSSLFYNKSQIFHKDENNMKNDFSEYLQKMESKRKTTQQIHQQQDIKQNVDEYYHLKKDKKKNNKYKLYGLLKNNYIKGKEKDTNDNEVENMSNIKHHNYLDENMKKKKKKIKSEEKGKTNSSKCGYEYFLKCNPINYNVVSSYEKNKKKYITIDFTHDAEGNSKEHIICGDILILIGHKNIEKFHKGFSSSYSFHTGFLKKGSSEILHLKKEDMDININYDNYIPDNMKISIILDAATKEDCLRSYKKTLRSNNKMEELEALKNLEKRKSFVLNDSESVINMLRDFPSEFSPSEKTYEYFEKINSIEKMIKCGRKSDVTNENYGSTENNESLKEVVKNEKNKNEIDDERDKNQIDDKKDKHKMDDERDKNQIDDKKDKHQIDNQFNKHQIDDEKDKHQIDNQYNKHQIDDIKNNIVEQNNQIANKTNIYESIVEKHYYNHSDIETNKEQKIDIQYNIEKNHFDSIQNDPLEEKEKLKNTYKKHHSFSKVKELYEQESLNIYNKKNLDFNSRSHYNAYSVFNEKEPTLKYNATNITQLLTSLFGFRNRDDKYSLNKKQSMCSLLTSKKSYSNIISLKDYLQRQYEIIIKPGENITSFVKSHVIKINVPLLNFLKKITNLSNIKIQLSLKLCNNDLNKSLNFIVCMWGINILKKKSSTKYSSSWNQIPEYRREFKRILGYNNFSSKSSLDTSKCVNKVDSVSEMDSANYTNISYYKMLKDVKSLYDEGSKKRVHTDECIYRIEEDEKNKQEINNNYILSLLRKKEKNEIEKRIIDKKDKIKDEKETDYSPKDTSSDITTSTDMMKFTQVYINKKENKEKEDNHVHNKIIKSDIVMNKKEKHEVNNIEEIQKNDTDILINNDVNKNKNDMLKDADNYIISNNNNNNNNNNNNNNINNNNINISLKKTIGESSFFYAKLPSGELIKLKVNDSIELSTHDSMPLLLVEPIDDITDEKKKSLTEWNLLSKMNSQTFSKENTMNDNNNLHKDSIINDLEIMYNKLNKKGSIESTFSMESEGTVTSRLSPSLPGESLTSLVNMKDKYVKDEDEKKELKVVDNKKEIKIEDEKKELKVEEDKKELKVVEDKKELKVVENKKEIKIEDEKKELKVEEDKKELKVEEDKKELKVVEDKKEIKIEEDKKEVKGEEKMDEKQNNITSEENKTANDKQIKAKAIEALLKQSKAKRPPPPLPAALLKSVNVAKEKPEMKEEEIVKTENNTKLAFTKKGGKKIPAPPPFLLKKMGDKSKCVLKKCPEAFGLKKAAKVPEKRPLGIKLHWQLLPTHKIEGTVFNEIKSQEVKYNLIDTKAVHKLFARVKGEKKIIKKSIDDKQKKPEEKLVTVLDRTRAQNIGILLRFPMSTQEIVDKINSFDLTDLNVDFLQKVLHIIPSKEECDGILQKLENEKIKAEQFRDVERKLIPFVYLDKCQSKIQICLFSLKYDKMINEINKDLDIYDKAVKEVRSSIRLRSLLKAVLKWGNYVNYGINDNEDLVALGFTLSSVLKLSEFKSSIDSKITSLHYITVTLCMYLPNLNMNLLENDLLSVLTASKMSSEAIDIIFSSLEKEITYIKGQIKTNYEEKFKEKMISLLEDSEQKYNTAQKQYEQTKKDVNELGIYLGEDMPKNGNLENIFMILSSIVDSFTKCYKDILANPKKFSIMLNDENLLDDYYNVFCKGKKRPIIKMNSISTKLDTKEDDMIKNKSIPDIKIKINKSKSVSLKKNDHGKSTMFQLRNQLMQDIQNRSILKKTFAFSNTSGNGSSSIQPTQQNGKDNSIVKNEAEQNIKKEEELKSNNDNQIKEVQTLNEESKNVNEKNIMNDVITVENNSDEKQNKNNKVEDINNT, encoded by the exons ATGAAAGATTTTATAGATAAAAACGCAAAACATGTTTATGAAAagtatatagaaaataaaagtaaaaatgataataatataattgataataataaagaaagtTTTCATACAAATGTGAATTCAAAtaaccatatatataaaatgaaaaattggttaaataaaaaagaaaaagataatagTAAGAAAAGTGTGTTGAATATggataaaacatataaagaagaagatgatagaaatgtatattataataatgataatatgtctgtagataataattataataaagtacttaatgatgattatataaataatgataagaataaaataatatttcatcattttcgTAATACAGAAAGgaaaacatattataatgGTATGGTCAAAGGTAGAgaattgttatataaaaatataaaaatgactGAAAATAAAACTAATCCAATAgctaatattaatttaactaattatttattagtaCCTGATGAAATTAgacataaatatacaaaaacatatttatttcaaaTATCGAAAAGATTATTAGTTATGAAAAAACCATGGAGATTACCAAAAAATGTAgaattacaaataaataatgtatatcatttatcaaattatataaaagtttTAGAAAGAATAGCTAgtgaatatttaaatgatccacctattaattattattatagaggtttagaattatataataaaaatgtttttgCAAATAtagattatttattaaaaaaagtagatataaaagaagataCTAAAACtgttcatttaaaaaatcttattaaaataaatgaatattattatgatctaAGTACATTTGGAAAATCACCTAATACTATATTTTATCAATCATATGTTATTTTAGATATACATTCTAATACATTAACTTTAGAAGATGAATATGAAAACCTTTTTGATTcacaaatattaaattatggaTATGGAGAAAAAGAATATcctaatttaaaatatttattaagtaTATGTagttctattttattttggttaaattttaataaaaaagataattttgcaattattaattatcataaaattagttcttttattctattaattttttcatgtgCTATGCTAGCCATTGATAATTCTTTAACATTTGATCAAATACAAGAAATTCTCTATAAGTCCTCAAAAATTAAtagtaatgataatgaagatgataataCTAATAGTGATACATCTTCGAATTATTTTTCAAATcaaattcataataataataataattccgAACAACACAAAAATAATGTACATGACAAAAGGGAGAATACTTATAGGATGGATAATCACACCaatcaaaatgataataataatattaataatattaatagtaataataatagtaataataataatatttgtcaaaatgaaaaaaaacatgatgatatttttcttaataataatttattaaatcctAAATTGATATCTAATGAGAAAAGGGAATGCCTTGAAGTAAATCCAAATTTATATCTACCCAccaataattattttgaagaaactaaaataaacaaaccaataaataaagatgaaaaatGTAGTGAATCTACTACtgaatacaaaaaaaattatgctcataattataatgaaaatattccTCATacaataaatgtaaatagaaaaaatgtaCTATATGAAAACGAATTTGATgatatcaaaaataaaaaaagtaaagaTGATAAAGTTTCAAGTACATCATGCGGTATGGATTCATTAAATAAAGACactaataaaacaaataataaatttaaagatCATCATTTCTGGATCCCTTTTGATTATTGGAAGGCATCACATAAAagatattttcattatatgtatgatttaataaagaataaaaataaaagagttGAAAATAATcctttcaaaataaaaagtattatatttacaGATTATGCCCCTTGTTCCGTTTCTATTGAGATTtatgaaattatttataaggaTAATTCGGAATTGAATTCTGACCTGCTTTCTGAAAGTgaagaaaattatgaaagtgaagaaaatgatgaaagtgaagaaaattatgaaagcgaagaaaattatgatagtgaagaaaattatgatagtgaagaaaattataaaagtgatgaaaattataaaagtgatgaaaattataaaagtgatgaaaattataaaagtgaagaaaattatgaaaatggagaaaattataaaagtgatgaaaattataaaagtgAAAAAAATCACAAATgtgatgataaatatataaatataaatacgaATAATTTAAACGGTTCCGATAAGGTTCATCCAAGTAATAAAACTTTAAAACATTATTCATTTCAAAAAGATGGGACAGGAATGAAATATGAGGAAAAAGGCTTATGGATTTATTCTGAtagggaaaaaaaattagttcCTGCTGAGAGAATAGCAAAAGATGAATTCAAAAAATGTTCAAACGATGAAAATGTTGATAATACTAACAATAGTGATTATAATAGTGATGATGAGGATGATGAAAAACATTTATGTGAGTGttcaataaataaacatcacggaaggaaaaaaaaaaataaaaaaaaaaaaaatataaaactaaGCGTAGAGCATTTTAATCAAACTGTTTAtccaaatgaaaatattaaaaatattaaaaatattaaaaatattaaatatattaaaaatattaaaaataataataattatataaacataataaataataagatatatagaaaaaattttAGTTGTAATGTACCAAGTCTTGAAACCAAACAAGCAAACCttttagatataaataatacaccTAAAATAGATTTTGATATATCCCATTTAAatcaaaaagataataaaaaaaagaaaaaaaaaaaaaaaaaaaaaaat agtgTAGTAGGTATAAATTATCAAAAGGATATaccttttaataataaatctttaatatgtttatctgataataaaattaatagttCAATTAATACACTTAATGTATTTAATGAAGAGGATTCATTAACATCTATAAATCAACATTCTGAAATACATTCTAGAGTACAATCAGAATTTGATAAAGTTGAAAAAAGTGTAACTCATTTATGGAGTAACTCTAATTTCccattagaaaataaaataaaaaaggtaaGTTCTGTTTTTTCTCCTAGAACTATTAATTCAAATTCATCTTGTAAATCTATTTCTTTTGTTGATAAATTGACAAGTTCTAAAAGAGATGATGTTAGTTCTGGTAGGAGTATACAGACAAGTGAAAGTAAACAATCCTTTTCTGATAACcataaaaatatcatatatgataattttgaTGAGAAACAAAATAGTTcacttttttataataaatcgcaaatatttcataaggatgaaaataatatgaaaaatgacTTTAGCGAGTATTTACAAAAAATGGaatcaaaaagaaaaacaacaCAACAAATACATCAGCAACAagatataaaacaaaatgtagatgaatattatcatttgaagaaagacaaaaaaaaaaataataaatacaaattatatggattattaaaaaataattacataaAGGGTAAGGAAAAAGatacaaatgataatgaaGTTGAAAATATGTCCAATATAAagcatcataattatttagatgaaaatatgaaaaagaaaaaaaaaaaaataaaatcagaAGAAAAAGGTAAAACAAATTCATCCAAATGTggatatgaatattttttaaaatgtaatcctattaattataatgtaGTGTCatcttatgaaaaaaataagaaaaaatatatcactATTGATTTTACTCACGATGCAGAAGGTAATTCAaaagaacatataatatgtggtgatatattgatattaataggacataaaaatatagagaaATTTCATAAAGGATTTTCAAGTTCATATTCATTTCATACtggttttttaaaaaaaggatCATCAGAAATTCTTCAtctaaaaaaagaagatatggatataaatattaattatgataattatattcctgataatatgaaaatatcaATTATTCTAGATGCAGCTACGAAAGAAGATTGTTTAAggtcatataaaaaaacctTAAGAAGTAATAACAAAATGGAAGAATTAGAAGCTTTGAAAAActtagaaaaaagaaaatcatTTGTTTTAAATGATTCTGAAAgtgtaataaatatgttacGTGATTTTCCTAGTGAATTTTCTCCATCAGAAAAAACGTATGAATATTTTGAGAAAATTAATTCGAtagaaaaaatgataaaatgtGGAAGGAAGTCGGATGTtacaaatgaaaattatgGATCTACCGAAAATAATGAAAGTTTAAAGGAGGTagtaaaaaatgaaaagaataaaaatgaaatagatGATGAAAGGGATAAAAATCAAATAGATGATAAAAAGGATAAACATAAAATGGATGATGAAAGGGATAAAAATCAAATAGATGATAAAAAGGATAAACATCAAATAGATAATCAATTTAATAAACATCAAATAGATGATGAAAAGGATAAACATCAAATAGATaatcaatataataaacatcaaatagatgatataaaaaacaatattGTTGAACAAAATAACCAAATAGCTAACAAAACAAATATCTATGAATCCATTGTTGaaaaacattattataaCCATTCAGATATTGAAACAAATAAAGAACAAAAGATtgatatacaatataatattgagAAAAATCATTTTGATAGTATTCAAAATGATCCActtgaagaaaaagaaaaattaaagaatacatataaaaaacatCATTCTTTTAGTAAAgttaaagaattatatgaacaagaaagtttaaatatatataataaaaagaatttagATTTTAATTCGAGATCTCATTATAATGCTTATTCTGTttttaatgaaaaagaaCCTACCCTAAAATATAATGCAACTAATATAACACAATTGTTAACCTCTCTATTTGGTTTTAGAAATAGAGATGataaatattcattaaataaaaaacaaagcATGTGTTCATTATTAACTTCTAAGAAATCATATTCGAATATAATTTCTCTTAAAGATTATTTGCAAAGACAATATGAAATAATCATTAAACCTGGTGAGAATATAACATCATTTGTTAAAAGCCAtgtcataaaaataaatgtacctttattaaattttttgaaaaaaataacgaATCTTTCGAATATTAAAATTCAATTATCTTTGAAATTATGTAATAATGACCTTAATAAatcattaaattttattGTCTGTATGTGgggaattaatatattaaaaaaaaaaagctctACAAAATATTCCTCTAGTTGGAATCAAATACCAGAATATCGTAGAGAGTTTAAAAGAATTTTaggatataataattttagtaGTAAATCATCTCTTGACACATCTAAATGTGTAAATAAAGTAGATAGCGTAAGTGAAATGGATAGTGCTAATTATACTAATATTTCCtattataaaatgttaaAGGATGTTAAAAGTTTGTATGATGAAGGTTCAAAAAAAAGAGTACACACTGATGaatgtatatatagaattgaagaagatgaaaaaaacaaacaagaaattaataataattatattttatctcTTTTGAggaaaaaagagaaaaacgAGATAGAAAAACGTATAatagataaaaaagataaaataaaagatgaaaaagaaaCGGATTATAGTCCTAAGGATACATCATCTGATATTACTACAAGTACAGATATGATGAAATTTACACAAGtgtatataaacaaaaaggaAAACAAAGAAAAGGAAGATAATCAtgtacataataaaataataaaatctGATATTGTTATGAACAAAAAAGAGAAGCACGaagtaaataatatagaagagATACAAAAGAATGATACAGATATATTGATAAATAATGatgtgaataaaaataagaatgatATGTTGAAAGATGctgataattatattattagtaataataacaacaacaacaataataataataataataataatattaataataataatattaatatttctttaaaaaaaacaattggAGAAAGTAGCTTTTTTTATGCTAAATTACCAAGTGGGGAACTTATCAAATTAAAAGTAAACGATTCGATAGAATTAAGTACTCATGATAGCATGCCATTATTGTTAGTTGAACCCATAGATGATATAactgatgaaaaaaaaaaatccttAACCGAATGGAACCTTCTTTCAAAAATGAACTCTCAAACATTTAGTAAAGAAAATACaatgaatgataataataatttacataAAGATTCTATTATTAACGATTTAGAAATAATGTACAATAAATTGAATAAGAAGGGTAGTATTGAATCCACATTTAGTATGGAAAGTGAAGGAACTGTAACTTCTAGATTGTCACCTTCTCTTCCCGGTGAATCATTAACGTCTTTAGTAAATATGAAGGACAAATATGTAAAAGACGAAGACGAAAAAAAAGAGTTAAAAGTTGTAgataacaaaaaagaaataaaaattgaaGACGAAAAAAAAGAGTTAAAAGTTGAAGAGGACAAAAAAGAGCTAAAAGTTGTAGAGGACAAAAAAGAGCTAAAAGTTGTAGAgaacaaaaaagaaataaaaattgaaGACGAAAAAAAAGAGTTAAAAGTTGAAGAGGACAAAAAAGAGCTAAAAGTTGAAGAGGACAAAAAAGAGCTAAAAGTTGTAGAGgacaaaaaagaaataaaaattgaaGAGGACAAAAAAGAGGTAAAAGGTGAAGAAAAAATGgatgaaaaacaaaataatattacaagTGAGGAAAACAAAACTGCAAACGATAAACAAATTAAAGCGAAAGCTATTGAAGCCTTACTTAAACAATCCAAAGCAAAAAGACCACCCCCTCCATTACCTGCAGCACTATTAAAATCAGTGAATGTAGCAAAGGAAAAACCTGAAatgaaagaagaagaaattgTGAAAACAGAGAATAATACGAAATTAGCCTTTACAAAAAAAGGAGGGAAAAAAATCCCAGCTCCACCACCATTTTTACTAAAAAAAATGGGAGATAAATCCAAGtgtgttttaaaaaaatgtccAGAAGCTTTTGGTTTAAAAAAAGCAGCTAAAGTTCCAGAAAAACGTCCACTAGGAATAAAATTACATTGGCAATTATTACCTACTCATAAAATTGAAGGTACAGTttttaatgaaataaaaagtcAAGAAGTAAAATACAATTTGATTGATACCAAAGCAGTACATAAATTATTTGCAAGGGTAAAAggagaaaagaaaattataaaaaaaagtatagaTGATAAACAGAAAAAACCAGAAGAAAAATTAGTTACAGTATTAGATAGGACTAGGGCACAAAATATTGGTATATTATTAAGATTTCCAATGAGTACTCAAGAAATTGttgataaaattaattctTTTGATCTGACAGATTTGAATGTAGACTTTTTACAAAAAGTATTACATATTATTCCATCAAAAGAAGAATGTGATGgaatattacaaaaattagaaaatgagaaaataaaAGCAGAACAATTTAGAGATGTTGAAAGGAAATTAATAccatttgtatatttagaTAAATGTCAAAgtaaaatacaaatatgtttattttctttaaaatatgataaaatgattaatgaaataaataaagatttagatatatatgataaagcTGTAAAAGAAGTTAGATCTAGTATACGATTAAGATCTTTATTAAAAGCTGTTTTAAAATGGGGAAATTATGTAAATTATGgtattaatgataatgaagatTTAGTTGCATTAGGATTTACTTTATCATCTGTTTTAAAATTAAGTGAATTTAAATCTTCTATTGATAGTAAAATAACATCTTTACATTATATTACTGTAACATTATGTATGTATCTTCcaaatttaaatatgaacTTATTAGAAAATGATTTGTTATCTGTTTTGACAGCATCCAAAATGTCTTCTGAAGCTATAGATATTATTTTCTCCTccttagaaaaagaaattactTATATAAAAGGACAGATAAAAACCAACtatgaagaaaaatttaaagaaaaaatgatatcTCTATTAGAAGATAgtgaacaaaaatataatacagcACAAAAACAATATGAACAAACTAAAAAAGATGTTAATGAATTAGGTATATACTTAGGTGAAGATATGCCAAAGAATGGtaatttagaaaatatttttatgatctTATCATCAATTGTAGATAGCTTTACAAAATGTTATAAAGATATTTTAGCTAACCCTAAAAAATTTTCAATCATGTTAAATGACGAAAACTTGTTagatgattattataatgttttCTGTAAAGGTAAAAAACGACCTATCATCAAAATGAATAGTATATCTACAAAATTGGATACTAAAGAAGATGATATgatcaaaaataaaagtatcccagatattaaaataaaaattaataaatcaaaaaGTGTCagtctaaaaaaaaatgatcacGGAAAAAGTACCATGTTTCAACTAAGAAATCAATTAATGCAAGATATACAAAATAGATCCATTCTAAAAAAGACATTTGCATTTTCTAATACATCAGGAAATGGATCTTCTTCTATTCAACCTACTCAGCAAAATGGGAAGGATAATAGTATAGTAAAAAATGAAGCtgaacaaaatattaaaaaggaggaagaattaaaaagtaataatgaTAACCAAATAAAGGAAGTCCAAACGTTAAATGAGGAAagtaaaaatgtaaatgaaaaaaatataatgaatgaTGTAATAACTGTGGAAAATAATTCTGATGAGaagcaaaataaaaataataaagtggaagatataaataatacataa